One Candidatus Buchananbacteria bacterium genomic window, GGGATAGTGCTGCCAAGCCAACTCATTGGTGGTTGGCGCACCAAAGTAAGCCGGACCATCCACCTGACTGGTGTAGTACCAACGAAAACCGCCCTGCAATAAAAACGCCTGGCCAACATCAGGGTTGTCGATGATGGCAAAGTATTCATTATTGCTATTGCGGAAATCCTGGATGGTCACATAGAACCGGCCATCTTGACTGTACCAGTCATGGACATAGGCTCCTCCTCCGTTATCGAACGGATTGCCGACGACGGAAGAAAATTGGTTGTAACACGAAACAATCCGCTGATTGACCGTGCCATCGGAGAGTTGTCCGGGTAAAACCGTGGTGGCCAGATGATCGGCAATGAACAGAGAAGGTTCGAGGTAATTCTCTGGCCATACTGACTGAGAAGCATACCCTTTTGCCCACGCCGGATATTGACCAACTGACACTCCATAGGAACCATTGTAGACTCCAAAGTGTAAGTGGTCAGACCAGCAAGAAGCGCTGATTACTTCTCCGATCTTTTGGCCAACATTAACCCATTGACCCTCAGTAATACCAACAGGCTTGGTATGGCCGTACAAGGTGCACACCTTTTTGCCATCAGGCAACATATGCTCAATGATGATGAGATAGACCCAGTTATCCACACAAGTACCTCTTGCTTGAGCAAACATTACCTTACCATCGGCCGCGGATTTGACACTTGTACCTGCCACAACACAAACATCTTCTGCTACATGTTTGCCGGGTTTACCACCGACAGGGAAAGCGGCATTCAAACCACCCCACCCCAGACAACCCACTTGGTAATCTTCAAGAGGATACTGGAAACTGAATGCAGTTTGAGCCAGTGAACTTTGTGTAACCACGAATATCATAGTCACTGTCACCAAAATGATGCTTCGATACTTCATGATTCAATCCTCCTACTAGTTGTAATGAACATCACTTCCT contains:
- a CDS encoding M23 family metallopeptidase: MAGTSVKSAADGKVMFAQARGTCVDNWVYLIIIEHMLPDGKKVCTLYGHTKPVGITEGQWVNVGQKIGEVISASCWSDHLHFGVYNGSYGVSVGQYPAWAKGYASQSVWPENYLEPSLFIADHLATTVLPGQLSDGTVNQRIVSCYNQFSSVVGNPFDNGGGAYVHDWYSQDGRFYVTIQDFRNSNNEYFAIIDNPDVGQAFLLQGGFRWYYTSQVDGPAYFGAPTTNELAWQHYPWVNGSFDTSKPKVMYKRQEFVSGAYLLWQFGTSKVIAVDGTGGGFDIAILPAFIPGDGQTLTLWAQALSPTEVSLTNNEIIGATE